Part of the Zingiber officinale cultivar Zhangliang chromosome 6A, Zo_v1.1, whole genome shotgun sequence genome, TTGTTGTCACAAAAAATTGTAGTAGCTTCAATTTGTTTAAACTGAAGCTCTTCAAGAATTCTTCTTAACCAAATAACTTGACAAGCACAAGTTATTGCAGCAATAAATTAAGCTTTTGTAGTTGACAGGGAGACAATTGGTTGCTTCTTAGAAGACCATGATACGACCCCTATGCCCAACATAAAAGCATAGCCTGAAGTGCTTCTTCTATCATCTTGATCTTCTGCACAATCACTGTCAGTAAACCTGAATAACTCTAACTTTTCACCCTTCTTGAAGAATATCCCAAAATCTTTAGTTCCTTGTAAGTAACGAAGGATTCTCTTGGCAGCTAACAAATGTATTTCTGTTGGATTTTCCATATATCTACTTATTAAACTCACAGAATATATTATGTCTGGTCTTGTCGTAGTTAAATATATTAAACTACCAACAATTTGTTTGTAAATTGTACTGCCCACCTTCTTCCCTTCATGATCTTTGTTTAGCTTCAAGCCAAACTCAGTTGGAGTGCTTATAGGATTACAATCCTTCATTTAAAACCTGTCTAAAATTTCTCGCACATACTTCTTTTAAGAAATAAAGATTTCATTAGTTGATTACACTACTTCTATGCCAAGGAAGTAATGCATCATACCAAGATAAGACATTTCAAATTCAACCATCATAgatttcttgaattctttaaacatgACACCATCAGTTCCAGTAAATATAAGATTATCTACATATAAGCAAACAATGAGCAGTTtccctttttctccaattttaACAAAAAGTATGCATTCATATGGAGATTTGTGAAAGTCTTCTTTAAGAAAATAGGCCTCAATGCAACTATACCAAGCTCGTggagcttgttttaatccataaagGATTTTCTTTAATCTATATACTTTATGCTCATTTCCGATCTTAATATGACCAAGGGGTTGTTCAACAAATACTTGTTCCTCCAAGTTTCCGTGCAAGAATGCCGATTTGACATCTAGCTGATAAATAGACCATGAGTTATGTGCGACCAATGTGATCACCAATCTGATTATGTCATGTCTTGCAACGGGAGCAAAAACTTATATATAATCGACTCCATATTCTTGCTTATATCCCTTAGCTACTAAACACGTCTTATACTTGTCAACTTCACCATGTTCTTTTAGCTTTATTTTGAAGACCCACTTTACACCAATGGTTTTGTTCCCTTTTGGAAGATCAGTCAACTCCCAAGTATCATTTCTTTCAATGACTTCAATTTCATCATCCATCTCCTTACGTCATTTTCCATCTTTGACGACATTTTCAAAAGTTGTAGGATCACAATATGAAAATAAGGCAAAATGAGTGATTAGATCTTCAATTTTTGTTACCTTATAGTCTTCCATCCATGTAGGCCTTCTTTGAATCCGATGAATAGATTGAACTGCTGTATTAGTAGCTTCTGCTGCTGTTGGAAAAATTTCAACAGTTGTTGGCAAAATTTCAGCAGTTATTGAACTATCTTCTAATGAATTTTCAAGCATAGAGACTGCTGATGTTGGCTTTCTTTCAGAATCATCGTCAAAAAGAGCTTGAGTAGGTTGTTGCATATTCCAATCCCGATAGTTTTCCTCATCAAAGAAAACATCTCGGTTGATCACAATCTTCTTGGTTTGtggattaaataatttatatgcTTTGAATACTTCACTAACACCAAAAAAGACACTTTTcccccttatcatcaagtttcTTCCTTTTCTCATCCGGGATATGTGCATAATGcaaccaaaaattttaaaatgatataCGCTGGTTTCCTTCCACTCCAAGCTTCCTATGGTGTCATATTTGGAATAACAAGTGTAGGACTTCTATTCAAGATGTGAATACTCCAATTTACTGCTTCAGGccaaaaagtttttgaaattctCCCTTTTGTCAACAAGTTTCTCACCATATTGAGAATAGTTCTGTTTTTCCTCTCTGATATACCATTTTGTTGGGATGTAAAAGCAGTTGTCAGCTCTCTTCGAATGTCATGAACTTCACAACAAACTTCAAATTTGTTTGAGCAATATTCTCCACCACGATCTGTTCAGAGGATCTTAATGGTGTGTCTTGTTTCATTTTCTACACAAACCTTGAAGCTTTGAAATGCGCAAAATGCTTCTGATTTTTCTTGTAAAAAATAAACCCAAGTTTTTCGAGTataatcatcaatgaaggtaattaaATATCTTTTACCTCCATTAGAACATGGTGTTATCGGGCCGCATATATCAGAATGAATTAGCTCCAAAACATCTTTTGCTCGCCATGACTTCCCTTGAGGAAATTGAGAACGATGTTATTTGCCAACAATACATTCTTCACAAACTTGGGAAGGAATACTAATTTGTGGAAGACCTGTCACCATATTTTTCTACTGGAGGATCTTCAATCTGCCAAAACTCAAGTGGCCATAACGAAAATGCCGCAACCAAGAAGGGACTTTTACTTCATCCACCAAACAAGATTGCACACTTGTAATCTTCAAGAAACAACCTATTTGAGTTCATTAGTACAACAACAATGGTTCCTCTAGTGGGATCATAAATCTCACAAACACCCTTTTGAATAGTGATTACATAACCCTTTTCTTGTAATTGACCAGCACTTAACCGATTACTTTTCAAGTCAGGAACGTAAAGGATATTAGAAATTGTTTCTATAGAACTATTCTTAGTTCTTATCTTTATATTACCTTTTCTCATCACTTTCACAGTGGAAGAGTCACCAAAAACTTACTGTAGAATGAAAGCCTTCatttaaataagaaaaagaaaacttactTCCACACATGTGGTTACTGTAACCCGTATCCACATACCAAACATCAGACTCAGGTTCCTGATTAACTTGAACAGTCATTAACAAAGTTTCCACTTCTTACTTTTCTGCAAAATTCGATTGCGCTTCCTTTTCTTTGTCTTCAGGTAATTTAGTATATCATTCAAAATGATAATGTCCAAATTTATTACATCTAAAACACTTTACCTTTGATTTGTCAAAATGTTGATCTCGTCAAAAATGACTATCATTGACTTCGAAATACCTGTTGTTACCTCGATCTCGCCTTCCTCTACCCCTTCCTCTAGAGTTTGAGAAATGAGTAGAGATAGAAGCCTTTAAAGCTTGCTCCTCTGAAGTTGAATTTCAGTTCATCTTCTGTTCCTGGACCAGCAAGGAGTTTTGTAGTTCATCAAGAGAAAATGCATCTATGTCTTTGGATTTTTTAATTGAACACACAACATAATCAAACTTTGGTGTCAAGGAACGCAATATCTTCTCCATAATGGTGATATCTCCCATCTTCTCACCATGAAATCGCATTTTGTTGCTGATCTCCATAGTCCTAGCACAGTAACTGGTGACGGATTCTCCATCCTTTATTTGCAGAGTCTCAAAATCTCTTCTCAAAGCTTGAAGTTGTGCACGCTTCACTCTAGCAGAGCCTTGATATTTTTTCTTTATGGAATCCCAAATATCTTTGGAAGTTTCTTTGCTAAGAATTGTTTCCAAGATGGGATGATCAATTGCTTGGAAAAGGTAATTTTTTGCCTTCAAGTCTTTGAGCTTTCTCCCTTCCAAATCTATTTTCTGGACATCAGTCAAGACTGCATATGTTGCTGGTGCTTGAATTCCAGATTCAACGATTGGCCAATATTCTTTTGATCTTAGAAAATTCTCCATCAACATACTCCAATGGTCATAGTGACCATCAAAATATGGAATCGTAGGTTGCACAAAATTGCTGTCAAACACCATTGAGTCTTGATGCTGCAAGATAAAAGCTGCTGCTTCTTTTTGGCTCAAATACCATTGATACAATGGCAAGGGAAAAAGCAAAAGAGATGTATTGGCaaggaaaagcaaaagagatGTATTGGAAATGGAAAAGCTCTGCTCGTTGATGAAGAAATCAAGCCTATAAATAGGTTTTACATAGGAACTTTTCAAACTCTATCTCCTATATAGTAGGATCAATAGATAAGAATTAAATAGCTAGATATCTAAAGATTCGGACAAATTAAGAATGACTAACCCCCTAAAGACTTGGAAAAACTAAGAATGGCTAAAACTTtcaataaataaaacattttaaatctTAACAGGCCTCTTCATCTCCGACGACATCTTCCTTGAAGACTACATCCAGTTCAGATATCCCACCGCCATCATTAGCCCACAAGATGGCTCCACCATCTTAAACTACATCAACACCAGATCCAAAACCAAAGCCATGTTACTGTTCAAGCAAACCGTTCTCGGAACAAAGTCGGCTCCGGTCATCGCCAAATACACCTCCCGAGGACCGTCGACGAGTTGCCCGTCAATTCTGAAACCCAACATTATCGCGTCGGGTTCCTTAATCCTTGCAGCGTGGCCGACGAACTCATCTATCGGAGTGGCAGATGAGCACGACTTGTACAGTCCATTTAACATCATTTACGGTACGTCCATGGCTTGCCCCCATGTCGCTGGCGTTGGTGCCTTGCTCAAGGTGGCGCTGCCAGAGTGGAGCCCTGCGGCGATCAGGTCCACCATAATGACCACGGCAAGCCATTTTGACAACATAGGGGCTCCAATAAGGACATGGGGTACCATTACAAACAGGACACCCCATTGGCGATGGGGTTCGACCATCTCGACCCGAACCAGGCCCTCAAACCCAACCTAATCTACGACGACGACACAGAGGATTACCTCAAACTCCACTGTGCCATGAATTTCACAATCCCACAGATCAAAATAATCGCCAAAACCACTTCGATAGATTGCTCAAACGCGACATTGGATCTCAACTACCAGTCCTTCATTGCCTATTTCGACACGAATGCAACATCTGTCGATAGCAGCGACGGCGCAGCAGTATGACAATTCTGCCGAAGGGTGACCAACGTCGGCGATCCGACGGCAACGTACCGCGCAGAGATCAtgcagatcaagggtgatcatgttcagaatctgagtcagacgaaggtcggCGGAGATAGTGTAGGTGTTAACAGAGAGGTGACTTTGGCACACCCTATGTATGCACGTCGGAAAGGAGAACCCCCACGTGGAACTTCCAAAGACTGTGGTAGGATAACTGGTAGTACTTGGACTCTGTACATACTCAGATGAGTAACCGGAGTGTTAGAGACAAAAAACCAGGAAAAAATCCCTGGCgcaagccctccgacgctcaagtcaggtttTTTCCCCGAAAGAACAATGTACGATGGAAAAAGAACATTTGAAGATAAATACGTATGTGTGTGTACTTGACCAAGAAAgagaacctccctttttatatgacgctGCATACTTTCAGAGTTTGACCGTTgttagagaatgtcgggtgtcaaggTCTGTCGGATGAGAGAAGATTTACGGCGGCCTCCTATTGgtggaaggaaggttccattcttAGGTAATAGTAGACCATTAGAATATTCCCTGGCGCatgacagttattctctgacaggaggtTACGATTTTCTGACTTTGTTGCCGCTTAGTGCTTTCCGTTTTGTCCGGGTTCAGCTATAGATAGTTCGGGATGACCGCTCAGATATACCACCAAGATTGAGCCTTGATGAAGAGGATGAGCTATGGTAAACCAACCGGATTTTATCTAAGACTGTGGCGAGGGACTCCTAGGCCTTCTTCATAATTTAACCGTTGAAGAGTCGGTCGGGAGTTGTCTTAGCAAAAATACTAGGACTAGCCACAATGCTCGAGCTAGGGAAACCCGATCAATCGGGGGCATGTCAGGAAATAGTCCAATCTCATATCTGGGGAACTGCCCTGACTGTGACCGATCATGAATTATGTGGCTGATGACACGAAACGGTCTAATTCTCCCGTTCTTTTAACTGCTGACTGTCACATGCTTTTGACTATTGACTGTCAAATTCTCTTGACTTTTAatatcacgtccccttgactattAATCTTCTGATCTTACCCCTCTTTTACGCACCACATCAAAAGGATTTACCACGAGCATGGTGCCAGGAGAGATTGATGGTCACGGAGAGGTACGAGAAGCAAAGTTTCACCTTGATCTTGGAGGAGAAGGTGAGTCGAAGGAAAGCTGACACGGAGTCGCATGGGTCGCTGAGTTGGGTGGAGGAGAAGGGTAAGTACCTGGTGAGGAGTCCAATAGTGGCGACGACAACTAGTCCTGATCTGTAATTAAATGGTGGGTTTGTGCTATCAGATAATAACCAATCAGTGTCGGGTTCTTAAATTCTGCGAACCAACATCGGACAAATCAAGTTGAATTGTGATGAAATTTAGTTCTTTTTTGCTTCGATTTCTGTTGGGCTCTCGTCCTTTCTCAGCAAATGGCGTAATAGCTCAGTTTGAATCTAATATAGATTGTCAGAAACTATAGAACATTTCAGCATTACTATTGAAAACGGAGGTTTTGGAATGCTACATAAATAATCAAGAAGAATGAAGCAAGACACAGAAAAAAGGACAAAGAATCAAGACATGCATGCCTTGAAACGTAACTAATGCACAACTCATTTTTACAATAAATAATCAGATCCTCCTTGGTCACCTTCGTCTTGAAAATCTACTCTCCTTGCTGTTATACTCCAAAGAGATGATGGCTAAACGATCTCCATCGACACTGTTTATTGCGTCGTGTAGAACTAATGGGCAGCGAGCAAGGTGTATTAGCATATTGCCAGAAACAGAATCTTTATGTATGAAGCTACATGTTTTGTTTGACGAATGGTAACTGCGTGGCTCCTCTCTCGAGTGCATCTCTCCACTGACGATACCTTAACCCAAGCTTGTCGTATGAGACTGGCAAGTTCCAGACATTAACCCCATTCAACATCCGTTCTTGTTGGCCAATCACGAGGCGCAGGTCCTCGTTTAGCACCTAGCTCATGAAACAACACAGTATGAgaaaacttgcttcaaatagtaTAACTACTATCATGCTATTAACTATTAATCTGATTATATGATCTTTAAGCAGTGAAAGATTCACCTTTTCAGCAAAGTGCCTCCACAAGAGGTGCATGAAGGGGATGTTTCTTAGGAAGGGAGCGAAATCCAGAGACATTCTGTAGAGCAATCTTGTTTTTCGACCAGAGGAAGGCAAACACACATGAAGTTGATGTAGATGCGTGGAACATTGTCTGGTAGTTTTCCCCTTCAGTTTGCCAGGCTTTGCGATCCCGATTGTAGAGAAGACAATGCAGGGAGGCCGAAATTCCATGTCGATAGGATAAGGATCCCAGTACCCCTCCAAGCCTGAAGAAGGTGTGAGGAATTTGACCAAGCTGTTCATTTCCATCCATTATTCAGTCCACAACGAAATAGTCAAGGATGGAGACTTGTTTAGGAGTTTAAGAGAGTATCAAGTTAAAATTAGTACCTTGGAACACTCCATCCCTTTGCAAATGTAGAGGTGTGCGTAAATGGTGCATGAGCTAGGTCAAGGAGATTATCCAAAAGGAGCCCATGCTCAATTGGCAACTCCATCACAATCTGTTTGACGAGCAAAAGAAAGGGGATCAGGTAGGCAAAATGTCTCACAATGCACTCTTCAAATTCGTAAGTGTACCTCGGCATGAATTTCAAATCCAGGTGGAGGTTTCAAAGAAGGAATGGCAGCTGAGGGAGGTGCTTCACCTGGCCAAATCCATATCATTCCTTCTTGTTCAAAACAAGGTAATGATCGAATTCGCACATCGAGCATTTTGGTGGATGGCATTTTCTCACATTTTCCGTCAGTTGAGTATTCCCAACCTGAATATTCCAGAACAATTAACATGACAATACATGCAATTGAATATCTTCAATGTACAATAGTATAAGAAAACAAAGTGATGAAGAGGGCAGGCTCTATCAATGTAATTGAAGAATCTATCGATGAACAAACACATTCAAATCCAAAAATGAAAACTTTTTTATTGTATCACAACTTACCGTGATAAGGGCATTGGATACGGCCTTCATTCACTGCTCCTAGATGAAGAGGACAGGCTCTATGGGCGCATGTATTCTGAACACAGCCTGGTTCCCTATTTTTCCCCCTAAATATAACCCATGGTTCGTCGAAGCAATCTATAGGTACCTAGAGAAAGGGTTATAGTAAGATTATGATGCTTACTCCTTTCCGTAGCCACTTAACATAGAAGAAACTCTTATTTACCATGGTATCATCTTTTAGATCACTTGAGAATGCCACTGGATACCAAAAGTTTTTCAGGTTGGGGTGGTACGATTCGATAGGACCAGATACATTTAGGCCTCTTTTGCGTGGTTTAGCCTCTGAAGGTTGTATATATGTTGAAGTACTCAGAGAAATTGGATCAGAGTTGGAGCTAGTGGAACTTTTGTCCTCTATTAGCCTTTCATTCACTAGTTTCTCCATGTGTGCCAGCTTATCCAGGGCTGAACCTACCCTTGCCTCTGAAATATGAACCTGAAAATTTAAGTGGCCAGTTAGCCAGTTGAGCAAGATCCTTGAGGTTTATAAGCTGGAATTTACTTGAAAACACTTATTCACCTCATTGTGAGCCTGTGCCAGCTCTTCCTGCAACCCTGCTAGTTCCTTCTTCATGGTGCTGATGGACTTGAACTCACGAGCTAACGGGTTGAGGACGTCGACAACCTGTATGATTACATTTCAATTGAAAATCAACAACACGAGAGCTTCATTCCTGAAATTAGTCTGGTCTAAGTACTAATATAACTATAGCACAAATCATTGCATAAACCAACAACAAAGTAGAGTATGTCGTTGCACAAATGGAAGAATTcaagtaaaagaaaaatcatCAATACCTTCTCATGAAGAAGCATGATACTTAGTACATCTTGACGAGCCCTCCAATCGCAATACTGGATATCGAATAAGGCTACTTGCAAAGCCTGATGCACATCCAGGAACTTCCCCTTGGTATGTGGAACTCTAGGCCTAGGGTCTTCCACATCAAATATGGCTTCCCATGTGCTCCTCTTCCCGAAGCTACCTTCTCCTTCACTAAACACAGCAAATACCTTGAACCCATTTCTGCCACCACTGCCCTGCATAAGTTCACAAAAGTGCCCACAGTAAATTTACGGAAGGAATCTCTTTTTTTATGGACAAATAAATTTTATTGgtctaacaaaaataaaaaagtaaaaaagcaAGAAAGAAACCAAGATACATGAAAAATAACTCATCAAGTAATCCGACCTATTTCATTCATTGTTTGTTGAGGCTGGTCGCCTTTGATCGAACTATTTctcagaaaaaaaaagaagaagagataaTGGTCGGATTGTTGATCGATCGTCATTGCTTAAACATGTATTTGCCCCTAACTGATCTTCCCATAAAGCTCTGCATCGCTTATCTTCAGGAAATTGCTCAAAATTTAACGAGATTCTGTTGTGAGTTAAAATCAACCCTAAAAGAAGACGTCTACACTACGCAAACTAAAAGCCCCGCATTGTCTCGTTGAAACCTAGTAATCCTTTTACAAGAAGCCATCATCAAGACGCAATTTTTAGTTCGCCAAACATCCAGAAAAGAAGAAACCAGTAATCGACAAGGGAAACGAAAGCCGATGAACCACAGCTACCTTCTTGGAGCTGGAGAAGGGCGTCCGGGGCCGCCGAAGCGTGACCGGGAGAAGAGAGAGAGCGGTCGCCGTGGCCGTCGTCATTCCCTACGCACCTGCGGGCTTCCTTCCTCCGGCGAGGGGCCAAAGAAATCAGTTCGATTTTCCTCGTCGCGTTGGGCGATCCTTCTCTGGGAATCGTCGGCGGGCCAAAGGGGTGGGATAAGGGCCAAGACCGCGAGGGCGATGCGAGGGAAATCTCCCTCGGCCTCCCGCGGACTGACACGTGGATTCGATTGGAAGATTTAGCTGCTGAGGTGGAGGTCGAGCCATCCACCAGCTCTCGTGGGGACCGCGCACTGGGGATCCGAATACCTGCCACGTAGGCAGAGATATCTTGGATTGGGCCTCGCTCGCTCTAGATTTCACGTGGCTCGGTGTGAGGCGGGGAGTGGCCGAAACGGGCACACAAGTGGGATTCGACGTGACGTGGCTAAAATGGTTCTGTGGACAGCTTGGGGCATCTCCAATACAAATTTTTAATGAGGGTGGTGAAATGGAAAAAATTCAACGAACAAACTTGAATGTgaaatttaaaagtttaatttgaAGAGCAGtaacaaattttaaatttagtttttttgaAATTAGTAATGTGGATGGGACCCTCAAAATAAAGAAGTGTGATTTAATATATAAGGTcgacaaaaaaaattatagatttttttttcttaattcaaTTCCTTtggttaatttttcaaaatagatcttataaattataaattatcaaaAGATATACCTCCTTAGCTATAACTTAGTTCAACTCAAGTTGTCCCGGGGTCATAGTGCTACGATAGAATATTAAAGTTATCACTTAGGTATCTACGATTTAAATCCCAGTTACGacgtatttatagaaatttttcctctaaatagtagagcataattaaatgatgctgaatttaTGAGTTAATCATGTATAATTCTTGATTTATCTTGATAAtcggtaaaaaaaaatttataggaTCGAATCAATCAtctcaaaaataatcaataaaaataattgagattatcaattttgtgttttttttcccTTAGTTCAACTCAAGTTGTCATATCTATCCTCATTTTTAAGagtcaaaacctagaacaagtaGGAAAATGACatagacaagaaaggaaagtAGCTATACAACTTTGATTCGATAATGTCTCAATCAAGCTTAATTCTTGTTTACTACCAATGAGACTATGTGGGTTAGTGTTTTAGATAAGTTTGCATCACCTTATTCAAattaataaaaagaaagaaaaaaaaggagaaatgTAACAACTAATATTCCAAGGATGAGATTAAAATATGAAAACCTTCAATGATCGATTTTTGATAGGATCgatggaaatttttttttttgtgtggcaGATAGTAAGGGTAGGACGGGCTCCATATGACGAGGTTCGAATTTTTCATAGAGCATATTATACGTGTGTTTGAGTCATTTGTGATGTTCATGTTAGATTATCTATCAGAATTTGCTTGTTAAATTTATTCCTGTGGTCAATGGATAACTGTTGTCAAAAATTTATCATAACGAGATCAGATAGTTCATCATCCTAACGGATTAGAAAATCATTAACCCAATCTAAGATAAATTGTGATTAGATGAGTCAGTTCACGATCctgtcaaaaattaaaaaatatttataaaaatataaaaaaaattaattttgaattatgtatTAGACAAGTCAAGCTACAAACACAttgaatttatcattttatttagaaatttcTCAAGGCATTTGCAAGCATTAATTTCAATGCTATAAATCCAATAAAATAGAGTGTGGCTTTCAATCAGTCGTTCACTGCTGCTTTGTTCTAAATTCCTCTACGCTCAACATAAGTATTTATTCTAATAAAGTTTGTTGATCCCCGGATAACTTCTGGAGTATACAAATTGAtcgtcctttgggtgagtggatgtgttcattgcgcacgtggcgggtggcgggctcataggtgcgagcacctgctcgccctgagctaaggggtaacctgtccttttatttttgtgttaactccattaacacattttcattaataagtagagaatacacatcgagaatttccgatgtgggactattctcccatgcactttattaatgaataataaatgttattttgggctgactttaaatattaatttctcattcacctttaatcggttttgagcaaattaatagtctaaatctatctacgcgaatcgtagatttcaattttgaagtcaattacgactttcaacaattgatgcttccttcctctaaatcgttttggtccatttaaggccccaatatccaacaatcccccacatgaatggaaattaatgcaatgtgtgtatgcatgctgacattttacaagagtccaatcgataagtcactacatcgggagaggtagcttgtgactttgaaccttccgtagtgaaatgctatcgagtatactaggctgcgcagtgaacgtgatgtcttgaactgctcagttgTTGGTGTATActgagacaataacacccacacagagatctatctcacctactttaggttctcatggttggttccgtttcggccatggataccatgttggat contains:
- the LOC121997891 gene encoding chlorophyllide a oxygenase, chloroplastic-like, with the translated sequence MTTATATALSLLPVTLRRPRTPFSSSKKGSGGRNGFKVFAVFSEGEGSFGKRSTWEAIFDVEDPRPRVPHTKGKFLDVHQALQVALFDIQYCDWRARQDVLSIMLLHEKVVDVLNPLAREFKSISTMKKELAGLQEELAQAHNEVHISEARVGSALDKLAHMEKLVNERLIEDKSSTSSNSDPISLSTSTYIQPSEAKPRKRGLNVSGPIESYHPNLKNFWYPVAFSSDLKDDTMVPIDCFDEPWVIFRGKNREPGCVQNTCAHRACPLHLGAVNEGRIQCPYHGWEYSTDGKCEKMPSTKMLDVRIRSLPCFEQEGMIWIWPGEAPPSAAIPSLKPPPGFEIHAEIVMELPIEHGLLLDNLLDLAHAPFTHTSTFAKGWSVPSLVKFLTPSSGLEGYWDPYPIDMEFRPPCIVFSTIGIAKPGKLKGKTTRQCSTHLHQLHVCLPSSGRKTRLLYRMSLDFAPFLRNIPFMHLLWRHFAEKVLNEDLRLVIGQQERMLNGVNVWNLPVSYDKLGLRYRQWRDALERGATQLPFVKQNM